A window of Roseovarius sp. THAF27 contains these coding sequences:
- a CDS encoding MFS transporter, which yields MARTYPLELARELPIWKRPVALLFLMAAAMPLAFATWSALLNNFVIEAAGFDGSDIGWLHTVREIPGFLAIGVIAIIVFMREQTLALVSLILLGVATAITAWFPSLGGILTITMLSSIGFHYFETVNQSLQLQWLKKERAPQMLGWLLAAGSGTTLVAYVLIVMTWETLDLSYNTVYMIAGGATVLIALYCIVAFPQFEAPNPQIKKMVLRRRYWLYYALQFMAGARRQIFIVFAGFMMVEKFGFEVHEVTALYLINLVANMVFAPLMGRAVHVFGERATLLFEYAGLAIVFLLYGGLYFFGWGVVLAATLYVVDHLLFALALALKTYFQKIADPGDIAPTAAVAFTINHIAAVFLPAALGYLWLVSPVAVFVMAAAMAGVSFILAMLIPRHPEPGYETILTARAPAPAE from the coding sequence ATGGCGAGGACATACCCCCTTGAACTGGCGCGCGAGCTGCCGATCTGGAAGCGGCCCGTGGCGCTGCTCTTTCTGATGGCGGCGGCGATGCCGCTGGCCTTTGCGACGTGGTCGGCGCTGCTCAACAATTTCGTCATCGAGGCGGCGGGGTTCGACGGCTCGGATATCGGCTGGTTGCACACGGTGCGGGAAATCCCAGGTTTCCTGGCCATCGGGGTGATCGCCATCATCGTTTTCATGCGCGAGCAGACGCTGGCGTTGGTGTCGCTGATCCTGCTTGGCGTGGCCACGGCGATTACCGCTTGGTTCCCGTCCCTGGGCGGGATCCTGACGATCACCATGTTGAGTTCCATCGGGTTTCACTATTTCGAGACGGTGAACCAGTCGTTGCAGCTGCAATGGCTGAAGAAGGAGCGCGCGCCGCAGATGCTGGGCTGGCTGCTGGCCGCCGGGTCGGGCACGACGCTGGTGGCCTACGTGCTGATCGTGATGACGTGGGAGACGTTGGATCTGAGTTACAACACCGTCTACATGATCGCGGGCGGGGCGACGGTGCTGATCGCGCTGTACTGTATCGTCGCGTTCCCGCAATTCGAGGCGCCCAATCCGCAGATCAAGAAGATGGTGCTGCGCCGGCGCTATTGGCTCTATTACGCGCTGCAATTCATGGCCGGTGCGCGGCGGCAGATCTTCATCGTCTTCGCCGGTTTCATGATGGTCGAGAAGTTCGGCTTCGAGGTGCACGAGGTCACCGCGCTCTACCTGATCAACCTGGTGGCCAACATGGTGTTCGCGCCGCTGATGGGCCGGGCGGTGCATGTGTTCGGGGAGCGGGCGACGCTGTTGTTCGAATACGCGGGGCTGGCGATCGTGTTCCTGCTTTACGGGGGCCTGTATTTCTTCGGCTGGGGCGTGGTGCTGGCGGCGACGCTTTACGTGGTGGACCACCTGCTGTTCGCGCTGGCGCTGGCGCTGAAGACCTATTTCCAGAAGATTGCCGATCCGGGCGATATCGCGCCCACCGCCGCCGTGGCCTTCACGATCAACCATATCGCCGCCGTGTTCCTGCCGGCCGCGCTGGGGTATCTGTGGCTGGTGTCGCCGGTGGCGGTGTTCGTGATGGCCGCCGCGATGGCGGGCGTGTCATTTATCCTTGCGATGCTTATTCCCCGTCACCCAGAACCGGGGTATGAGACGATCCTGACCGCCCGGGCGCCCGCCCCGGCGGAGTGA